The Vescimonas coprocola genome includes a window with the following:
- a CDS encoding GntR family transcriptional regulator, whose amino-acid sequence MEWDIRNDQPIYTQLIQQVTLAILSGTFPCGGRLPPVREMAAEAGVNPNTMQRALAELERTGLVYTQRTAGRFVTEDAAVVDSAKQELAHQQVGAFLRRMERMGYDREQAAQLVRSWKEEA is encoded by the coding sequence ATGGAATGGGATATCCGCAATGACCAGCCCATTTACACCCAGCTGATCCAACAGGTGACGCTGGCCATTCTGTCCGGCACCTTCCCCTGCGGCGGACGGCTACCGCCGGTGCGGGAGATGGCGGCGGAGGCCGGGGTCAACCCCAACACCATGCAGCGGGCGCTGGCGGAGCTGGAGCGCACGGGGCTGGTCTACACCCAGCGCACTGCCGGGCGCTTTGTTACCGAGGACGCCGCTGTCGTCGACAGCGCCAAACAGGAGCTGGCCCACCAGCAGGTCGGGGCCTTTCTGCGCCGTATGGAGCGCATGGGCTACGACCGGGAGCAGGCCGCCCAGCTGGTGCGGTCTTGGAAGGAGGAAGCATAA